CTCAGGCAGTGGTTTCTTCCAGAGCCGAAGCATGGACAACGAGAACCGATTGATGCGCACGTCGTTGTATTCATAGAATGTGCCGGGTTCTTGGAGGGCTCTAGGTTTGCGTTCACCGGAACCAAATTCCTCTTTGCCTACAAAGGTATGTGTCTTCCCGAAGAGCTCGCCCTCCCACTCGCTGGTCTGTTGCGCATGATGGTGCCAGGTGATTTTGCGGTTGTGTTCTGAGTCATAGCCGCCGTCTTTGATGTAATTGGCCACAGGGTCCTGCACGTTTTTGATCAAGCCTTTGTCTAGGGCCACACCAAGCAACGTGGACAAAAAGCTCTTGGCGATGCTGTAGGTCGGGTCAGCGCGCTCGGTATCGCCCCACTCTGCCACAATGTAACCGTGCCGCAGAATGATGCCGTTGGTGGCCGCTCTATCATTAGGTATTGGCCCCAGCAACTTCCCGAAGGTCTGTTCCTGGTCAGAGAAATCCTTCGCGCGCTTGGTTTCCTGGGTCTGCGCATAGGCCACCGCTTGGGCCAGCAAGTCAGCGTCCATGCCAACTTGTTCGGGTTTCTTGCGTTCCCATTTATCGCCTTTCTCTGGGTAATAGACTTTGGTGGAAGTAGCGGTTTGGTTGGAAGTACTGGTATTGTTTGGCTGGCAGGAGATTAAGCCTAGCAAAAGGAAAAGTAACAAACGTGCACTTATGTTTTTCATTCACAGTTTGTAAGGGTATTCAAAAATAAATTTGATAACATACACATGACACAAGTTTAGTTTATAATTCGCAAATATTGAGTTAGTTGGAAAGCTTAGGCTATGAATTCATTATGGATACTAATTTTAAGATTATCGAGCCAAAAACAACCTATGATAAATTAGCACTAATTAGAATCAACTGCTCTTCTATTCTGAGCTTTAATTAATCTATCCTCAAACTTTCTAAGCTTAATAAGTTGGTCATTCCTCTCGCTATTTTTATTCTTTCCAAAAACCTCAATTGCTTTTTCTAATACTCTAATTTCATCATCTATGCGCTGTTGTTTTTTATAGATTATAGCCAGCCTATCATAGGGATGATTACCATCAAATCCATCTAAAATATTTGCTTCGTAAAGGTCTATCGCCTTAAGCATATTCCCAGATTTCTCAAAATTTATGCCCATTAGGTTCCTCTCTGTTTGCTTATCCATATTTTGCATGTTTTGGATTAAAGTTATTGATTCTATATAAGATTTGATAAATTCCCGTTTTCGGGCTCATTTCCCAAAACGAGGCCAAAAACGGCTTTTCGCTTAAAACTCAAAATACTCGGTGGCGGGCTTCACGGCTTTCTCTTCTTTTTTCTTGCCTTGCAGCACGTCTTTGAGTTCTTGTTTTTCATTCTTTAGATCAGCGGCAATCTTGGTTTTGACTTTCTCCTGGTCAAAGGCCACTTTAAAGTTGCCTTCCTTGCCTTTGAGCGTGAGGAACAGGTTGGGGTTGGGCGTGGAGCCGCCGGCCACGGTCCCGAAGCGCTCGTCTTTGTCACGGCGGGCGGCGGCGGTGTTGGCTAACGGTATGCGCAGGCGGTAGTCCATGTGCTGGTCAAAGGTGTGCGTGCCCGAGACCGTAATGGTGTTGAACCGGCTGGTACTGGACTTGATTTCCATCTCTGGAATGTAGATGATGCCTTCCTGAATAAAGAAATTGTTCCTGAGCTCTGAGAAGCGCAGGTTGGCCAGTTCGCGGCGGTCTACAAAGGTGCTCAGCTTCTGCAGCGGCTCAAAATTCACCAGTTGCCCGTTCTTGATGGACGTGTTAATTTCGGCCTGCATCAAAGACGTGCGGGAATTGAGTTGGTGGTCAAAGAACAGCTCGGCGTCCATCTGGGCCGTGAGTTCGCCGCGCAGGTGCCGTGGCGTGAGAAACTTCTGCCCGAAGCCTTCAAACACATACAGCAGGCTGTCTACCTTAATGTCTTGCAGGCTGGCCACGGTGTTAATCTGAATCAAGGACTTGCGCGCATCTAAAGAGCCCCGCACCTTGAACGTGCCGCCCACCGCCTGCAGGGCAATGTTAGGCGACGTGATGACTTTGTTCTGCAGCCGCACCTGCCCGTGCACCTGCTTGGCCTTGAACCGCCGGAACTGCAACTGCCCTACCGAGGCATTCAAGTCAAACTCCAGGTAGGCCGGCAAATTGAACGCATAGGCCGCTGCCCCAGATTTGATGGACTTGCCCCCGGCCGCAGGTGCTTTCTGCTCTTGCCCGGCCGCCGCCAACAACTGGTCTAAATCAAGGGATTTGGACACGAAATCGGCTTCTACTTTGAGTTTCTGGTTGGGGAGGAACAGCCAGGCCAGCACATTCTTGAAATAGCCGTTCAGCAGAAAATCAGACGCGCCCACCTTGCCCTTGAAATCAGTGACGGCCACATCGCTCTTCCGGAACAGGAACGTGCCGTGGAGTTGGCTGAGCGCCTGCGGGTGCTGCCTGAACTGCAGATGCACCTGCCGGAGGGTGACTTCGCCGCTGGTTTTAATTTTAGGGCTGTTGGGGTTGGCCTTAAAGGCGTTTAAATTACCGGTAAAGGCAAACTGCACCTGCGCCTGCCCGGCTCCTTTCTTCATGTCTGGCACCGGAAACAGACCCAGCACATGGGCCACGTCCACTTCTGCGCGCAGCTGGGCCTGCAAATCTGGGTTAGTGAAGTTGCGCACCACCACCTCGCCGGAGAACGGTTTTCCGCGCAGCTTTCCTTTGATTTTGCGCAATTCCAGCACCGAACTCTGCGCAGTCTG
This region of Rufibacter sp. LB8 genomic DNA includes:
- a CDS encoding serine hydrolase, with the protein product MKNISARLLLFLLLGLISCQPNNTSTSNQTATSTKVYYPEKGDKWERKKPEQVGMDADLLAQAVAYAQTQETKRAKDFSDQEQTFGKLLGPIPNDRAATNGIILRHGYIVAEWGDTERADPTYSIAKSFLSTLLGVALDKGLIKNVQDPVANYIKDGGYDSEHNRKITWHHHAQQTSEWEGELFGKTHTFVGKEEFGSGERKPRALQEPGTFYEYNDVRINRFSLSMLRLWKKPLPEVLKEQIMNPIGASDSWQYLPYQNSFVDVDGQQLPSVSGGTRWGGGLWINTRDEARFGYLFLRQGKWKNQQLVSADWVKQATTPGPHGPDYGYLWWLNTQKKQWPNAPATSYAALGAGSNTIWVDPEHDLVVVWRWHGTNGDEFFKRIIAAVKK
- a CDS encoding AsmA-like C-terminal region-containing protein: MGKGKKIARYIFLAAGGLFLVLALAAGTIYFYQDKIIQLFVTEANKHIKTKVAVEKIEVTWWQKFPQVAISLQNVEITEALPNSTAPLAKLRRIYSTFDFWDVWKGNYRIKEIHLEEGEVLVKVLPNGEVNYLIYQTADTTQTGKMAFDLQHISLQNVHVRYQDDPGKQTYDLQAHQLTAALAIEGPLVQIKTNGKALVNSLKAGGSEFLKAKEITLSSQLALNTETKNLTIQPSELQVGAATYGFGGTVAFAHKTQLDLQVQGKNTSIQSLLALLPPKLAKPLARYRSNGDVYFKGQVKGEASGKKSPFIDVSFGARGASFYHPDYQEKIEGLHLEGRFTNGTKQTAQSSVLELRKIKGKLRGKPFSGEVVVRNFTNPDLQAQLRAEVDVAHVLGLFPVPDMKKGAGQAQVQFAFTGNLNAFKANPNSPKIKTSGEVTLRQVHLQFRQHPQALSQLHGTFLFRKSDVAVTDFKGKVGASDFLLNGYFKNVLAWLFLPNQKLKVEADFVSKSLDLDQLLAAAGQEQKAPAAGGKSIKSGAAAYAFNLPAYLEFDLNASVGQLQFRRFKAKQVHGQVRLQNKVITSPNIALQAVGGTFKVRGSLDARKSLIQINTVASLQDIKVDSLLYVFEGFGQKFLTPRHLRGELTAQMDAELFFDHQLNSRTSLMQAEINTSIKNGQLVNFEPLQKLSTFVDRRELANLRFSELRNNFFIQEGIIYIPEMEIKSSTSRFNTITVSGTHTFDQHMDYRLRIPLANTAAARRDKDERFGTVAGGSTPNPNLFLTLKGKEGNFKVAFDQEKVKTKIAADLKNEKQELKDVLQGKKKEEKAVKPATEYFEF